A genome region from Triticum aestivum cultivar Chinese Spring chromosome 2B, IWGSC CS RefSeq v2.1, whole genome shotgun sequence includes the following:
- the LOC123045699 gene encoding protein ALTERED XYLOGLUCAN 4-like: MPKESIPPPDLHGINPIRNSSKKFPGGRKLALILSAVVFVLVSSAYYPEHVFYGAREPAHNSQQTAIAGHEDNEIDCNLFNGTWVRDLGGPIYTNMTCPTIPDSKNCAKYGKPMDYVNWRWKPHGCDMARFQPQLFLKIVQGKTLAFAGDSIGRNQMESLLCLLSQVEAPTKVHSDTKDKFITWNFRSYNFTLMALWTKFLVEDSQREINGTLVESHDMHLDKLDARLAAKLHEINILVVSSSRWFFRKNYLYEDGKLIGCIYCSEDNITNFSVISAIQRVFRTAISNLNSRRESRLQLTVVRTATSAHFENGQWNTGGTCNRTEPLGERTAMTSTIEREIRDVQVEEANRAQKEKKQKGGMNIEILDITKLMSMRPDAHPGIHWNNEWMRGYSDCSHWCLPGPIDMWNELLLAVLSKYKKNVEDQ; this comes from the exons ATGCCCAAGGAAAGCATTCCCCCTCCAGATCTCCATGGCATAAACCCCATCAGAAACTCGAGCAAAAAATTTCCTGGTGGAAGAAAACTTGCGCTGATACTAAGCGCAGTCGTATTCGTCCTTGTTTCCTCGGCATATTATCCTGAGCATGTTTTCTATGGCGCTAGAGAGCCAGCTCATAATTCTCAGCAGACGGCCATCGCCG GTCACGAAGACAATGAAATAGACTGCAATCTGTTCAATGGCACATGGGTCAGGGATTTGGGAGGCCCAATCTACACCAACATGACATGCCCGACGATACCAGATTCAAAGAACTGCGCAAAGTATGGAAAGCCAATGGATTATGTAAACTGGAGGTGGAAGCCACATGGCTGTGATATGGCAAGGTTTCAACCTCAGCTATTCTTAAAAATTGTCCAAGGGAAGACATTGGCTTTCGCCGGGGATTCAATTGGACGGAACCAGATGGAGTCACTCCTCTGTTTATTGTCACAG GTAGAAGCTCCAACAAAAGTTCACAGCGACACTAAAGATAAATTTATCACATGGAACTTCAGATCTTATAACTTCACTCTCATGGCACTGTGGACAAAATTTCTAGTAGAAGATTCTCAAAGAGAGATCAACGGGACATTAGTTGAATCGCATGATATGCACTTAGATAAACTTGATGCAAGATTAGCTGCAAAATTGCATGAGATCAATATCTTAGTTGTATCTAGTTCACGTTGGTTCTTCAGAAAAAATTATCTGTACGAAGATGGGAAACTAATCGGTTGCATATACTGCTCAGAGGATAACATCACAAATTTCAGCGTCATTTCAGCTATTCAGAGGGTGTTTAGGACGGCTATCAGTAACTTGAATAGCCGCCGAGAATCCAGATTGCAGTTAACAGTGGTGAGGACAGCAACATCGGCACATTTTGAAAATGGCCAGTGGAATACTGGAGGAACATGCAACAGAACTGAACCACTAGGAGAAAGAACAGCAATGACCAGTACAATTGAAAGGGAAATAAGAGATGTCCAGGTTGAGGAAGCCAACAGAGCACAAAAGGAGAAAAAACAAAAGGGCGGGATGAATATAGAGATCCTAGATATAACCAAGCTTATGTCTATGAGACCTGATGCACACCCAGGGATCCACTGGAATAATGAGTGGATGAGGGGTTACAGTGACTGTTCGCATTGGTGCCTGCCAGGACCAATTGATATGTGGAATGAGCTATTACTTGCTGTGCTTTCCAAATATAAGAAAAACGTGGAAGACCAATGA
- the LOC123045700 gene encoding uncharacterized protein yields MAAPALLSLSPAVSRHPHLLFSHTHSPRHLRFTPLAASSSPSPSPAGGGGGVFLSPSALSQLDALAAFRYEHSFPHGILTVRALTPADDAEADVLVRLLASSFSEDVRWAPAQRYAQLLAFVIRRYLYERRGLAPHAAVLVGFYKPAAAEEGDEGEGDGDEGEMACTAEVSLDAVGAPGAPPTPTPPLEFPYICNMTVKTSLRRRGIGKQLLKACEDLVVKMDAKTRVYLHCRIIDEVPFNMYIKAGYDIVQTDSILVWLSLQKRKHLMRKELPEISVGRDVQA; encoded by the exons ATGGCCGCGCccgccctcctctccctctcccccgccGTCTCCAGGCACCCCCACCTCCTCTTCTCCCACACCCACTCGCCTCGCCACCTCCGCTTCACCCCTCTCGCCGCCtcgtcctccccctccccctcgccggccggcggcggcggcggcgttttcCTCTCGCCGAGCGCGCTCTCGCAGCTCGACGCGCTCGCCGCCTTCCGCTACGAGCACTCCTTCCCCCACGGCATCCTCACCGTGCGGGCCCTCACCCCGGCCGACGACGCCGAGGCCGACGTGCTCGTCCGCCTcctcgcctcctccttctccgaggACGTCAGGTGGGCCCCCGCGCAGCGCTACGCCCAGCTCCTCGCCTTCGTCATCCGCCGCTACCTCTACGAGCGCCGTGGCCTCGCGCCCCACGCTGCCGTCCTAGTGGGTTTCTACAAGCCCGCCGCCGCGGAAGAAGGGGATGAGGGCGAGGGCGATGGGGATGAGGGCGAGATGGCGTGCACCGCCGAGGTGTCGCTGGACGCGGTGGGCGCCCCCGGGGCACCGCCCACGCCCACGCCGCCGCTCGAGTTCCCTTACATCTGCAACATGACCGTGAAGACCTCGTTGAGGAG GAGAGGCATTGGAAAACAACTTCTTAAGGCATGTGAGGATCTGGTTGTCAAGATGGATGCCAAAACGCGTGTATATCTTCATTGTAGAATAATTGATGAAGTGCCATTCAACATGTACATAAAAGCAGGATACGACATTGTTCAGACTGACAGTATCCTTGTTTGGCTGAGCCTCCAGAAACGCAAGCACTTGATGCGCAAGGAATTACCAGAAATTTCTGTTGGTCGTGATGTACaagcttag